Proteins from a single region of Pungitius pungitius chromosome 4, fPunPun2.1, whole genome shotgun sequence:
- the LOC119198640 gene encoding relaxin-3 receptor 1-like: MDEENMSVCWNTSQVEVDCFGSLEDIDVTADGSPILRLLICSVYSVVCAAGLVGNVLVLFFIRVKQERKTSTVNFFVLNLAVTDLQFVLTLPFWAVDTALDFSWPFGDAMCKIILSVTVMNMYASVFFLTAMSVTRYWSVSSALKNRTAQRSCSARWTCAIIWTLATLATAPTSIFSTLTNVTGETLCLLRFPGGQYWLAVYHIQKILVGFVLPMTIVSVSYILLLRFINSRSMKTSNTKRRSKVTKSITILVLSFFLCWMPNHAITLWSVLVKLNVAHWDRAYYIVHTYVFPLTVCLAHTNSCLNPIIYCLMRKEFRNKLRGLIHRG; the protein is encoded by the coding sequence ATGGATGAGGAGAACATGAGCGTATGTTGGAACACCTCACAGGTCGAGGTCGACTGTTTCGGCAGCCTGGAGGACATCGACGTGACGGCCGACGGCAGCCCGATTCTGAGGCTCCTCATCTGCAGTGTTTATTCGGTCGTGTGCGCTGCCGGTCTGGTGGGCAACGTGCtggtcctcttcttcatcagggtcaagcaggagaggaagacgTCCACGGTGAACTTCTTCGTGCTCAACTTGGCCGTGACGGACCTGCAGTTCGTGCTCACTCTGCCCTTCTGGGCCGTGGACACCGCGCTGGACTTCAGCTGGCCGTTTGGAGACGCCATGTGCAAAATCATCCTCTCCGTCACCGTGATGAACATGTACGCCAGCGTGTTTTTTCTCACGGCCATGAGCGTGACCCGCTACTGGTCGGTGTCCTCGGCTCTGAAGAACAGGACTGCGCAGAGGTCCTGCTCCGCCAGATGGACGTGCGCCATCATTTGGACACTGGCGACTTTGGCGACTGCGCCCACGTCAATTTTCTCAACTCTCACCAACGTGACTGGAGAAACTCTCTGCTTGCTGAGGTTCCCCGGTGGGCAGTACTGGTTGGCCGTTTATCATATACAGAAAATTCTCGTAGGTTTTGTCTTGCCAATGACCATCGTGTCCGTCAGCTACATCCTGCTGCTGCGTTTCATCAACAGCCGCAGCATGAAAACCAGTAACACCAAACGGAGATCCAAAGTTACCAAATCCATCACCATCCTCGTGTTGTCCTTCTTCCTGTGCTGGATGCCGAACCATGCCATCACCCTGTGGAGTGTACTGGTCAAACTGAACGTCGCACACTGGGACAGGGCGTACTACATAGTCCACACCTACGTGTTCCCCCTGACCGTCTGTCTGGCTCACACCAACAGCTGCCTGAACCCCATAATTTACTGCCTCATGAGGAAGGAGTTCAGGAATAAACTGAGGGGTCTGATACACAGGGGATGA